A genomic stretch from Antarcticibacterium flavum includes:
- a CDS encoding acetyltransferase — MNLYGASGHAKVIIDIIRSLSLEVDHIIDDDPQVKNFNNLEVTHKLTENISNGETIISIGNNEIRKKISEKFAGAIHPAIAHPSAVISPSAKLMQGTVVMANAAVNAAAVIGEHCIINTGATVEHDCKLGNFVHISPNAALAGDVEVGEGSHIGIGAVVIQGIKIGKWVTVGAGAVVINDIPDGVVAVGNPAQVIKEKTK, encoded by the coding sequence ATGAATCTATATGGAGCCAGTGGTCACGCGAAAGTGATCATCGATATAATAAGGTCGCTTTCCCTGGAGGTAGATCATATAATTGATGATGATCCACAGGTGAAAAATTTTAATAACCTGGAGGTAACCCATAAGCTTACTGAAAATATTTCCAATGGAGAAACAATAATTTCTATTGGGAATAATGAAATAAGGAAAAAAATATCAGAGAAATTTGCCGGAGCCATTCATCCCGCCATCGCCCATCCATCTGCCGTAATATCACCTTCAGCAAAACTAATGCAGGGCACTGTGGTGATGGCAAATGCCGCGGTCAATGCAGCGGCTGTGATTGGAGAGCATTGTATTATTAATACGGGTGCCACGGTGGAACACGATTGTAAATTGGGTAATTTTGTACATATCTCTCCCAACGCTGCCCTTGCAGGGGACGTAGAAGTGGGAGAGGGGTCTCATATAGGAATTGGAGCAGTGGTGATCCAGGGGATAAAAATTGGAAAATGGGTGACAGTGGGGGCAGGAGCAGTAGTGATAAATGATATCCCCGATGGGGTTGTGGCAGTAGGAAACCCTGCTCAGGTTATTAAAGAAAAAACTAAATAG
- a CDS encoding polysaccharide biosynthesis/export family protein — protein MTFKYFIIVFSIFLLTSCSTRKEIVYFQGAEQLDGTQNLMEFEPVFEVNDIIYVRVTSMNEVVAAPFQMQTGGQAGGGGGGGMQRNPSLMGYMVDVNGNIQFPVLGEIEVAGKSRSELEAYLTKEIRRYVTDAVVAVRLLNFRVIVLGESGATTVVPVENERISIPELIASVGDITYNGIRDKIMIIREVDGVRSVGYVDMTSADVFNNPYYYLKQNDIVYVEPTLRQVKSAGWITNWQGLVSIATTALSLIILFTR, from the coding sequence ATGACATTTAAATATTTCATTATAGTTTTCAGCATATTTTTACTAACGAGTTGTTCTACCAGGAAGGAAATTGTGTACTTCCAGGGTGCAGAGCAATTGGATGGCACGCAAAATCTTATGGAATTTGAACCTGTCTTTGAAGTAAATGATATTATTTATGTAAGAGTGACATCTATGAATGAGGTCGTTGCAGCTCCGTTCCAAATGCAAACCGGCGGCCAGGCCGGGGGAGGTGGTGGCGGTGGAATGCAACGTAATCCTTCTTTAATGGGATATATGGTAGATGTAAATGGAAACATACAATTCCCGGTATTGGGAGAAATAGAAGTTGCAGGAAAAAGCAGGAGCGAACTGGAAGCATATCTAACTAAAGAGATTAGGAGATATGTAACAGATGCCGTAGTAGCAGTGAGGTTATTAAATTTTAGAGTAATAGTACTCGGGGAATCGGGGGCTACTACCGTCGTTCCTGTAGAGAATGAAAGGATTAGTATACCGGAGTTAATTGCATCTGTAGGAGATATTACTTATAACGGAATAAGGGATAAGATCATGATTATAAGAGAAGTCGACGGAGTTAGATCTGTGGGATATGTGGATATGACAAGTGCTGATGTTTTTAATAACCCTTATTATTATTTAAAACAAAACGATATTGTTTACGTTGAACCAACCCTTAGACAGGTGAAATCTGCCGGTTGGATTACGAATTGGCAGGGATTGGTATCTATTGCAACTACCGCATTAAGTTTAATAATATTATTTACCAGATAA
- a CDS encoding polysaccharide biosynthesis protein translates to MANRFKNALKFSLNREDSSLDLRNIKYLPRWAVLLIDISLVLISSILTVLIIVDLTPNYYTILDFPAKILIGVLVHVFYFFIFKTYAGIIRYSSNIDALKLLLATTCAFLTLILINYVTFFIIGEKIYLIGGLLINLWIAFSLLFMFRLGVKQVYEFFKLAHKNEVLVRAVILGADANAISIAGALDIEHPKRFKIVGFLTKKKHHKSIRILDKPVINYKDTLHKQVKALNASAIILSENDFTSEEKFAIVENCLENDIKVYNAPIVSYYEDEEKPIAQQVKTLQIEDLLEREPIKLDKENKAAQLTGKTILVTGAAGSIGSEIVRQVAYYNPKKLLLLDQAETPLHNLQLEVESKFPGLNYKAIICDVGNQRRLELMFQNQNVDVVYHAAAYKHVPLMEGNPHEAVFVNINGTKNLADLAVKYNVGHFVMVSTDKAVNPSNVMGASKRAAELYVQSLFHQQSLIKDNPTKFITTRFGNVLGSNGSVVPLFRKQIEKGGPITITHPDIIRYFMTIPEACQLVLEAGTMGKGGEIFVFDMGEPVKIMDLAIKMIKLAGYIPNKHIKIKITGLRPGEKLYEELLTKESKTLPTHHKKIMIGVDKMRDYEEVNQKITTIIKSANKLKNDIVVAELKNLIPEFISNNSTYEKLDKISENAE, encoded by the coding sequence ATGGCGAACAGATTTAAGAATGCCTTAAAATTCAGTTTAAACAGGGAAGATAGTTCTTTGGACCTCAGGAATATCAAATACCTCCCACGATGGGCGGTACTTCTTATTGATATTTCCCTGGTGCTCATTTCTTCTATTCTCACTGTTTTGATTATCGTAGATCTTACCCCAAATTATTACACAATACTGGATTTTCCCGCCAAGATCCTTATAGGGGTATTGGTACACGTTTTTTACTTTTTTATCTTTAAAACATATGCTGGAATCATTAGGTATTCCTCCAATATAGATGCTTTAAAACTTCTATTGGCCACCACCTGTGCTTTTCTTACTCTTATTCTTATTAATTATGTCACCTTCTTCATCATTGGAGAAAAGATTTACCTTATTGGGGGATTATTAATTAATCTGTGGATCGCATTTTCTTTGTTATTCATGTTCAGGCTGGGTGTAAAGCAGGTATATGAATTCTTCAAGCTAGCCCATAAGAATGAGGTATTGGTACGGGCTGTAATTCTGGGGGCAGATGCCAACGCGATCTCCATTGCCGGAGCTTTGGACATTGAGCATCCAAAGCGTTTTAAAATAGTAGGATTTCTAACCAAGAAAAAGCACCATAAAAGCATTAGGATCCTTGATAAACCTGTGATCAATTATAAGGATACCCTGCATAAGCAGGTAAAGGCACTTAATGCTTCAGCCATTATTCTTTCTGAAAATGATTTCACTTCTGAAGAGAAATTTGCAATTGTAGAAAACTGTCTGGAAAATGATATAAAGGTGTATAACGCTCCCATAGTTTCTTATTATGAGGATGAAGAAAAGCCTATTGCGCAGCAGGTAAAGACACTTCAAATTGAAGACCTTCTGGAAAGAGAACCCATTAAGCTGGACAAAGAGAATAAGGCGGCACAATTAACTGGTAAAACTATTTTAGTAACCGGGGCTGCCGGATCCATTGGTAGTGAGATCGTGAGACAGGTTGCCTATTATAATCCCAAGAAATTACTTCTCCTGGACCAGGCAGAAACCCCGTTACACAATTTACAACTCGAGGTGGAGTCAAAATTTCCGGGGTTGAATTATAAAGCTATTATTTGTGATGTGGGAAACCAGCGACGATTGGAACTCATGTTCCAGAACCAGAATGTGGACGTGGTGTACCATGCAGCAGCATATAAGCATGTTCCTTTAATGGAAGGAAATCCACACGAGGCGGTATTTGTAAATATAAATGGTACAAAGAATCTTGCAGACCTTGCTGTAAAATACAATGTGGGCCATTTCGTTATGGTTTCTACAGATAAAGCTGTGAACCCAAGTAATGTAATGGGAGCCTCGAAAAGAGCTGCAGAGCTTTATGTGCAGTCCCTGTTCCATCAGCAAAGTTTGATCAAAGATAATCCTACTAAATTCATAACGACCCGCTTTGGAAATGTTTTAGGTTCCAATGGCTCTGTAGTCCCCTTATTCAGAAAACAGATTGAAAAGGGTGGACCTATTACCATTACCCACCCAGATATTATTCGTTATTTTATGACCATCCCGGAGGCTTGTCAGCTTGTACTGGAAGCAGGTACTATGGGAAAAGGAGGGGAGATTTTTGTTTTTGATATGGGAGAGCCGGTAAAGATCATGGACCTTGCAATTAAGATGATCAAGTTGGCAGGTTATATTCCCAACAAGCACATTAAAATTAAGATCACCGGTTTAAGACCCGGTGAAAAATTATATGAAGAACTGCTAACCAAGGAAAGCAAAACCCTACCCACCCATCATAAAAAAATTATGATTGGAGTAGATAAGATGAGGGATTATGAGGAGGTGAATCAAAAGATCACCACTATCATAAAATCGGCCAATAAATTGAAAAATGACATAGTAGTGGCCGAACTAAAAAATCTCATCCCTGAATTTATAAGTAATAATTCGACCTATGAAAAGCTGGACAAAATAAGTGAGAATGCAGAGTAA
- a CDS encoding sugar transferase translates to MYRKFFKPLIDFLIALLGLVILSPLLILVSLLLSLANKGNPFFFQKRPGKDERIFQIVKFRTMTNEKDKNGNLLPDEDRLTGIGKMVRKTSIDEIPQLINVLKGDMSLIGPRPLLPQYLHLYNERQKKRHDVRPGITGWAQVNGRNAISWKQKLEYDAWYVENVSAGLDLKILIKTIKKVILSEDINTANMATTEPFNGNN, encoded by the coding sequence ATGTATAGAAAGTTTTTTAAACCTTTAATTGATTTTTTAATTGCCTTACTAGGTTTAGTAATTCTAAGCCCCTTATTAATACTTGTTAGCCTGTTACTGTCCCTGGCAAATAAAGGAAATCCTTTCTTTTTTCAGAAACGGCCCGGGAAGGATGAAAGAATATTCCAGATAGTGAAATTCCGCACCATGACCAACGAGAAGGATAAAAACGGAAATTTATTGCCGGATGAGGACCGTCTCACAGGCATAGGGAAAATGGTGAGAAAAACTTCTATTGATGAGATCCCACAGTTGATCAATGTGTTAAAGGGGGATATGAGCCTGATAGGACCCAGGCCTTTATTACCTCAATACCTACATCTTTATAACGAAAGGCAGAAGAAAAGGCACGATGTGAGGCCCGGCATCACAGGATGGGCGCAGGTGAATGGTCGTAATGCCATAAGCTGGAAACAAAAACTTGAATATGATGCCTGGTATGTAGAGAATGTTTCAGCAGGATTGGATTTAAAAATCCTCATCAAAACAATAAAAAAGGTAATTTTATCTGAGGATATCAATACAGCAAATATGGCAACCACAGAACCTTTTAACGGCAATAACTAA
- a CDS encoding DegT/DnrJ/EryC1/StrS family aminotransferase, whose product MQKSKIWLSSPHMGGTEMKYIQDAFDKNWIAPLGPNVAGFEEDIKNYLFPSSSPEGGGREGVAALSSGTAALHLALILAGVKAGDEVICQSMTFAASANPIVYLGATPVFIDSEEETLNLCPLQLEKAIKERQAKGKNVKAIIAVHLYGMPYKVEEIHRVAAKYNIPVIEDSAEALGSSYKGRKCGTFGEYGILSFNGNKIITTSGGGALVTRNEEKKQKAIFLATQARDEAPHYQHSEIGYNYRLSNISAGIGRGQMEVLDKHVSFRRDMNAFYRDLFADVPGVKVMQEPNNDYFSNHWLSVLLIDKEKTGGIRREDLRLAFEEENIESRPLWKPMHMQPVFANAPYFGNGVCEKAFAEGLCLPSGSNLTDEDRERIAAVINKCFKKQLT is encoded by the coding sequence ATGCAAAAGAGCAAGATTTGGCTCTCATCTCCACATATGGGAGGGACTGAAATGAAATATATCCAGGATGCTTTTGACAAAAACTGGATCGCCCCCCTGGGACCAAATGTGGCCGGATTTGAAGAGGATATAAAAAATTACCTTTTTCCAAGCTCCTCCCCTGAAGGAGGAGGCCGGGAGGGGGTTGCCGCACTAAGTTCAGGGACTGCCGCGCTTCACCTTGCTCTAATACTGGCGGGTGTAAAAGCCGGTGATGAGGTGATATGCCAGAGCATGACCTTTGCAGCATCTGCAAATCCTATTGTGTATTTAGGGGCTACTCCTGTATTTATAGACAGCGAGGAAGAAACCCTGAATCTATGTCCGCTCCAACTTGAAAAGGCAATTAAGGAAAGACAGGCAAAAGGAAAAAATGTGAAAGCCATCATTGCTGTACATTTATACGGAATGCCATATAAGGTGGAGGAGATACACAGGGTGGCAGCCAAATATAACATCCCGGTAATAGAGGATAGTGCCGAAGCTTTGGGAAGTTCCTACAAGGGCCGGAAATGTGGAACTTTTGGAGAATACGGGATCCTGTCCTTTAATGGGAATAAGATCATTACCACTTCTGGCGGAGGTGCGCTTGTCACAAGGAATGAAGAAAAGAAACAGAAGGCAATTTTTCTTGCTACTCAGGCAAGGGATGAAGCCCCGCATTATCAGCACAGCGAGATTGGTTACAACTACAGGTTGAGTAATATTTCCGCAGGTATTGGCCGGGGGCAAATGGAAGTTCTGGATAAACACGTATCTTTCCGCAGGGATATGAATGCGTTTTACAGGGACCTATTTGCTGATGTTCCCGGTGTAAAAGTAATGCAGGAACCTAATAATGATTATTTTAGCAATCACTGGTTAAGTGTGCTGCTTATTGATAAGGAGAAGACTGGCGGGATAAGGCGGGAGGATTTGAGACTTGCTTTTGAAGAAGAAAATATTGAGAGCAGGCCGCTTTGGAAACCTATGCATATGCAGCCGGTTTTTGCCAATGCTCCGTATTTCGGGAATGGTGTTTGTGAAAAAGCATTTGCTGAAGGACTTTGTCTCCCCTCCGGATCCAATTTGACCGATGAGGACAGGGAAAGAATAGCCGCAGTTATTAATAAATGTTTTAAAAAGCAGCTGACGTAA